The Pseudopipra pipra isolate bDixPip1 chromosome 29, bDixPip1.hap1, whole genome shotgun sequence DNA segment CTTTGcttgccagcagcagcatcccttCAGTGTCCGTGTGTCTGTTCCAGGAGGTCGAGTGGGTGGAGGGGGTGAAGGAGTGTCCCTGTTCCTGCCACGAGGGGAGCAGTGACCCCAAGCTCAAGAAAAGCaagaggaggagctgcagccactgTAGCAGTAAGGTCAGTGGGCAGGTCAGGGATGATCCCAGATAATGGCACGAGGAAGGAAGTCGATCCCGAGGTGTCCAGCAGTGTCTCCCTCCCtggagctctgcccagccctctCCCACCTCTCTCCTCCTCACTTCCCTGCTGCCCCTCCTTGCTGTGCCAAATGATGTCATTTGGGATGTTCTTTTGGGTTAAGAACAAGCTTTTTGAGTGGAAGGTGCTGGTGTGGCCACTGTGTGAGAACCTGTGCCCCCTAACAACAGTAACATCAGTAATAATGATGACAAACACAGTGCCAAAGCGAAGCCTTTGGAGGGCCAGGAATGTTGGGAAGCAGGGGTTGggagggacaggccctgggTGTGACTGTGCCTCTGGGTTGGCCTGCAGGTGTGTGACAGCAAGTTTTATAAAAGCAAGGACTCTCAGGAGCTGAGTGTGAGCCTGGCCCAGCAGGAGTCGAGTCCTCAGGCGGAAGGGAAGGATCCTGGGGTGTCCAGGGAACCTGCAGAAGAAATCCTGGAGAGCAGGGACGAGGGGgaggatgtgcagggcagaacCAGACCTGCTCCCAGGAAGGTGGACTCTGTGTCTGCAGGTGGGTGCCAGTCTTGTGCCCAGCCAGGTGTGGGACCCTCCCCTCACACAGGGGGTGCACATTTATTGGGAATAATGAGAATTTCTGATCATATTATTtcggttttttttttactcttgtggtttttttactcTTGTGTACTGCTGAGCATTCCCTCCACCAAAACCTTCCCTGCCTGGGGAATATTCCCCCCTTTTCACCAGGGCTGGTCCAGTTCAGCTCCTCTAGCCAGGGTACCAGTCCAGCCCCCAGTACTGCCAGTCCGTGGCACTGGTTCTTTCCCAGTTTCCATCTGAGCACAGCAATTCAAACCCACCCTCTCTAAATCTGCCCTTTAAATGGTGGTGCCTGTTTTTCCCTCAGTCtggtactgaaaaaaaatatatttgtatatatttaaatgtatttttatatatatttatatttgtgtgtatatttatgtatatttttatataaataacaatatataaatatataaaatatataaataattattaaaataataataaatataaatatatgttaaatatatatttatccaCAATTATTGgataaatatataaagataAACAGCTCGAGGGGGATCTTTTCCTCCCCCAGGTGCCAGATCCAAGTTTGTGCTGCTGTTGGGGGCAGCACAGAGTGAAATGCAGGTTGAAATGTTGGTTTAAACGTGGTGCAGCCTCGTGGCTGGGTTTGTGACCGGGGTGCCAAGAGctgccctttccctgcagggTTTTGCTCTGGGCAGGGCACTCGAGGTTTCTGTGTCTCCATCACTTCCCACAGTTGTGGTAACTCACAGTGGTGAAGAACATTGACTTTAGATGGTCTTCTTTGAGGCACAGGTGCAGgtaaaataacaaataacaGAGCTGCTCCCAAACTGTTCTCATCTGCAGCCTTAGGCTCTAAAATAAAAACCTCTTTAAAAGCCAAGGGATCAAAGCCTGcaggagtttttttccttgctgacATTTTCATCTCACCTCATTTGGGTTTCTCCTCAGGATCTCCCCTGGAAGGaagagctgcctccagcaggCATGGAGCTGGTGACAGACCTGCCCCTCCTGATGCTCAGGTGGCAGAAGGTGCCAGTGCTGGGGTGGAAGGTGCCCAGGACAGAGACtctgctgcccccagccccagatGGACCCAGCTGCCAAAAGCTGCTCTGAAACTACCTCAAGAAACCAAAGACACTGTGGGGAGTGAGGGACTGACCCAGCAGCctggaggggatggggatggttCCCTGGGGCCAGGCAGggatctgctgctgcctcctccctctgctgcagcCACGGGGCCACCGGAAcctcagtcctgctgctgccagagcccagggcagagccaggggcCAGAGAGCCTCAGGGGGCCTGGCCCTGCCTCACAACCAGCTGGGGAAGGACTTGAGGGGCCACCTTTGCCTGtggagggcagagctgaagccaggcagggctggatgcTGGCAGGTGGCAAAGCTGGTCAGCACAGAGTGggggcagctggcacagcctgccCTGGGGACGTTCCCCCCGAGGGCAGAACGGAGGGGAGGGCAAACAGCTGCCTCCAGGGGCATCAGCATCCCGAGCAGCCGGAGCCCAGGGCGgttccagccctggaggagcagcagcagaaggtcACCGAGGCCACCGTGTGTGCCAAGAACAGCAAGGTCAGCTCCACCGGGGAGAAGGTCGTGCTCTGGACCAGGTActtctgcctgccctgcccttcctgccttCAGCTCTCACATTGCAGAGgatcctttcctttcctgttgtATTCCCATTTTCTGCTGTGTCCTGCCCCCTCTTGTTCAGTGTTCCTGCCTCGTTTCCTCCGACCACAGTCCGTCAGAGCTCGGTCCTCCCCTCTTACTGGAGCACTTCAGCCTGGGAAAGgatcttttttctccttcaaaaaacaacttaaaagagctgaaaacacaaaaacacCCTAAAGGCAGCTCTGCTTAGAGATGGGAGgggaggtggcaggaggggTGAAGGGGTCCCTCACCCAGGGATTGTTCTCCTGAACCGGGAACAGGCTTCGTGTGGGGAAGGGGGAGCTGGAATTCCATGGCTGGTTTTTTGGGCTGTTTTACAGCTGCTTGTTTTGCAGGGAGGCTGACAGGGTCATCCTCACCACCTGCCAGGAGAAAGGAGCCCACCTGGACACCTTCCATGCCATCTCCCAGAAACTGGGCAACAAGACGGCGAGTGAGGTGAGGGCTTGGCATGGGAGAGCtcccaggggatggggagggggctgggaaggaaggaaaggtggGGGGAGGGTGCTGTTCATACAGAGCCTCCCTCCCAAACTTAAATTTGATGAAAAAATCATCCcaactgcaaataaaaaaaaaaaaatcaaaaccaaaacaaaccctgGAGCCAGAAATCCTGAGGTGTTCGAGCCTCCCGTTTGGTACCAGGGTTGTTTCAGTGGCTGCTGCTCAGGTcttcagcctcctcctcctcctacATAAAAAATCTGCCTGGTTTTGTCTCTGAATCTTCCCAAACTGCCAGATTTTACCTGCAAATCAGTAGAATGTAACTGTTCTTCCAGAGAGAACAACAACCTGCTGCTCttgcatttctcttttcctttatgACCGAACCTCGTATGAAATGTCTCTGTGGTATTtatagatattttaaaacattacaaAACACCCCGAGCTTTGAAACAGGGAATCCCAGTTCTGTGACACCTCTCAGGCCACTGCTCACGTTGGATTCCCCCGTTCCTCAGGTGTCCCACAGGTTCAGGGAGCTGATGAGGCTCTTCCACACGTCCTGCGACGGGAGCTCCGAGGATGAGGAGGATGCAACAAGTACCAGCAACACGGACCAGCTGTCAGATAAAGATCTCCTGCTCTCTGAGGAAGAACCTGATGACTGAGGTGATAAACTACTGACCTGCCCCAGAagaagtttgtttgttttttgccaGTTTGCTGCTAGACAGGTGCTGTGGGAAAACGTTTGCACAGGTATTATGACGGCACCTTCCCGGGTTTTTGTTCACTTTCCTGCTCCACTTCTGATGAGCTGCACTGCCAGCCTGCACCAAACTGGAGGCACCAAGCGAGGTGTCGGGGTGAGAATGTTCTCCAGAACCTCCCTGGGGAGCTTCAGCAGagaaacagcagagctggggctcgGGGACACTCGCCTGGCCTGGGGGGGAAGGTTGGGCACAGCAGCTTTGGACCAGAACGTGTAAATATTGTACCCTAAGATGTCAGTTTTCTCGTGGAAAGAACACAGGACTTTTTCTAAGTTCTCCCCTTGTGTTGATTGTATGTGAGAAAGTTACAGTCTGAGCTCTCTTATTTATTGTGTGGGTTTATTTGAATGGGGCAGAGCAAATCCACTTTGCACAgttataaaaaaacaaacaaacaaccccaaacaTACAAAAACAGCCCCCCCAAAAGCAGCTTTCCTCCTCTACAACACAGCTGTGAGTAGCTGGAGAATTTAAGCCAGCCTTTGTAAGGGGATTTTGGTGAAAtgagaaggaagcagcagctggagcctccCCAAAGCCGTTCCCTTGATTCCCAAAGTGACCTTAAAGAGGCTCCCACTCCCTCTGTCCCCGGGAATAAAGGTGGGTTAGTCTGAATCCCCCTCATCCTCGGAgccatcccccccaaaccctgtTTCATAGCACTGGGACAGAGTCTTCAGCTCCTCCAGGGCCTGCTGGAAGTCGTCCTGTTCCAGCCCGGCCGTGAAGAAGCTGCTCCAGCGCCGCACGTTCCGCGCCCGCAGGTCCCGCCAGAGGCCcgagagcagctgctgcaggacaggggAGGCCTGCAGGGCTGCCAGCACGGGGATGCTCTGCACAGCTGCGGGGTCACACCAACAGCTGGGGTTAAACAGCCCCCAAAATCTGGGGCCTGGCCCCGTTCCCCTTCACCTCGGCGTAAAGAGCCACTCGACACTCATAACTCGTGCCCTGCAAACCCTCCAGGGTGGGGTTGGGTTGGtgttttagtgggtttttttacctctgTTGGGCCCTGCTGAGGAGTGACCCTGGGCTCTGTCCTGGAGGAAGCCTTGTCTggtcaggagaggagagaagaactgggggaagggaggtcGGGTGTCGCAGGGCTGCTGGAGCacatgggctgtgctgggggggaaCAGGGGAATAAAGTTACCCCAAAACGCCCTCAAAACTGTTCCCTGGTCTAAACCAACCCCCCCCACACCTGTACCCACCTGAAGGAGCCTGGGAAGTGGGTGTGGAGGTAGTGCTGGAGCATCTCCTCGGGGCtctcacagccctgcaggggctgctgtcccagggagctgctgcaaaGGAAACCAAATCAGGGCTTTCCAGGCTGAAAACGCCACTGACTCAGCTGCTGTTTAGCTGGTTTTGCTCTAAAATGAAACTGGCTCAGTCACTAGACTGCTCCTCCATCCAGCTCCTCTCCAAAGGATGACTCCTGGGAGGAATCCCCGCTGGCAGAGCCGCAGCTCCGAGGGCAGAGGTGCAGTTCAGAGGCTGATTTACCTGCTGGGCCTTTCTTTGCAAACTCCTCGGAGCACAACAGACTGAGCAAAACAGCAGCTGACCTTTTGCTCCCTCCAGGAGGACAGGAGGAGCTTCCAGGGCACGTCCTGCTGGTGGGCACTTAAAATCTCTGGGAGCGAGGAGCCGGgaaaggcagggaaggggagagacgCCCACGCAGCCACAACCTGGAGCAGGGGGGAAAACAGCCTGGAACACACTCCTGGAAGTGCAGAACAGcatcccctgcctgcagcagagctggaggggtCAGGGGTGGCTGGTTTTGGTGTCCTCACCTTCCTCCCAGAGAAGGTGAGGGAGTCAGCAAAGTGCACCATGGAGCCCTGGGACGACCAGAGCCGATAGGGAACTGTGAGGGTGTCGAGTGCTGCTGCCAGAATTGCACTGCTGTGGTAGTTCAGGGATGCCTGTGAGGAGAAAAAGGGGGACAGTCACAGGACAGGTCCCAGTCACCAGTTCCTTAACACAGTTTTGTGTATTTAACTTAAGTGTGCCCTTGACAAAGGTGTTTAACGGTTATTTCAGGGTCGGGATAAGGAGAAAGTGTGTAACAGTTATTCCAGGTTTGGGATAAGGAATCTGTAAGTTATTCCAGGTTTGGGATAAGGAATCTGTGTAACAGTTATTCCAGGTTTGGGATAAGGAATCTGTAAGTTATTCCAGGTTTGGGATAAGGAATCTGTGTAACAGTTATTCCAGGTTTGGGATAAGGAGTCAGTGTGTAACAGTTATTCCAGGTTTGGGATAAGGAGTCTGTAACAGTTATTCCAGGtttgggaaaaggagaaagtgtGTAACAGTTATTCCAGGTTTGGGATAAGGAGTCTGTAACAGTTATTCCAGGTTTGGGATAAGGAATCTGTGTAACAGTTATTCCAGGTTTGGGATAAGGAATCTGTGTAACAGTTATTCCAGGTTTGGGATAAGGAGTCTGTAACAGTTATTCCAGGTTTGGGATAAGGAGTCAGTGTAACAGTCCAGGTTTAGGATAAGCAGCCAATGGGTAACAGTGATTTTAGGGTTTGGATAAGTAGTGTTTAACAGTAATTCCAGGTTTGGGATAAGCAGCCAGTGTGTAAGAATTATTCCAGGTTTGGGATAAGCAGCCAGTGTGTAAGAATTATTCCAGgtttgggaaaagcagccagtgTTTTTCAGCAGTAATTCCAGGTCAGCTCTTTCCTAACAAATACTCTGGTGCCAGTTTTCTTGTCAGCAGCTTCCTGGGGCTCCAGTAACTCCTGGAGTTACTCCAGGCATGGAGAATGGTGcagcaaagccttttttttcagtgccaACACACTGACAAAGCACAGCAGCCAAGGAAGCGTGGTAATGTTTtcaaaagcagggaaaagctgtGGAAATGACAGGTTGGAAGCCAAGTCCCAgtgaaaaggcaggaaagagtCTCTGCTGAGCACCATGGAAAAGCAGCACTAAAAGCAGAGGGCTGCAGGAAACACTCTGAGGGGGTGAAGCTGCACGAGCAGGACTTACATCGTACTTTATGTATGGAAATGTCACAGGAGGTCGTGGCCTGATCCCCAAACTCCCACTGAGGGACAGAGGGCAGAagagggagctgtgctgggagaggtggACGATGCCAAGGGCCGTGTTCAGCAGCCTGTAAAAGCTGCTCTGGGGATCctgggagggggagaaaaacaatCCAACCTTTGGAATCTTAAAGGTGCAGACGAGCCCCAGGCCCGGGTTTGGGGTTCACTCACCCCCACGTCGCTCGTGGCCGGAGTGAGGCCCCAGGAGAGGATTCCCTTCCCCGAGTACTCGTCGTGGAGCAGCTCTGTCACCTTGGCACCAACCCCCGAGAACCCGTTGTGGAGGTCACAGAGGACCTGGAACCCCTGTGTGGAACGAGGGCAGCACCTCAGATACCACCTCATCTTGAGCAGGAGGCTTCTGGAAAGCAAAGGGAGCTCGGCCTGGGCTGTGAACCTGCAGGTAATCACACTCCTCAACAAAGAAGTGCAGCCgatcctccagctcctccacgCAGGCGGGGTCCTGCAGGAGACTCTCCCCTTGTGCAAAGGCTTCCAGACAACCACAGTCCCTGCGGGAAGAAACGGGTGGGAAAGAGCTTATCCCAAGCCCTCTGAATTCCTCCTCGAAGGCACAACTCGGCTGCTGTTCTGGACAAGAGGCTccggggcagagctgggccgTACCCATCGTGCAGGTACTGCCGGATCACGTGGACGCTCCGGGGGTGCAGGGGCACGTTCAGGTAATCGGACCAGAGCCTCACCgagggggggtcctggggccctgtgggagctgctcctgctgggaagAGCAAAGGTCCTTTCAGCTCCGAGCCTCCCCTCGAGAGAGAGAAATCAGGttttgtggaggtttttttgctgctccctgccccacCCGTGTGCAAGCAAAGCCATCTTATCCCACTGCTTCCCTTCTCCTTGTCGCTGTCAGGGcgtcccacagcagccccctggcacaggggaccTTCTGGGACCTCtgacccaaacccaaacccaccccccgGGCACCCACCTGGCACCGCAGCGCCGGGACCCCCCTTCCTGTCACAGGCAGCGTCTCCCTGTGGGACGAAAACCCGGCACGGGGGGTCACGGGGGGCTATGGGGCACTTCCCATCGCCCCTCGCCGGGGCAGGGAGCGATGCAGGACAAAAACCCGGCACGGGGGGTTACGGGGCGCTTCCCCTCGTCCCTCCGCGGGGCAGGGAGCGATGGGGGACCCGCTCTCACCGCGCGGTTCCCGCTGTCCCGCGGCGCGTCCCGGTAATCGGCCACGGCCCCGTCCCTGCGACACAAAGCGGCGGCAGCTCCGGCGGCTCCGCATCACTCCCGCATCACCCCCGGCCCAGCTCGGCCAGCCCCGCACTCACCAGGGCACCGGAGCCTCCGCGCTCACCCCGTCGGGTCTCAGCGCCCCCACGCCGCCTGCAAGAGGAGAGCGCGGGCACGGTGATGGCCGGGCACGGGGACACTGCCCCGGGCACGGTAATACCGCCCCGGGCACGGTGACACTGCCCCGGGCACGGTGATACTGCCCCGGGCACGGTGACACTGCCCCGGGCACGGTGACACTGCCCCGGGCACGGTGATGCCCGGGCACGGTGATACTGCCCCGGGCACTGTGATGCTGCCCCGGGCACGGTGACACTGCCCCGGGCACGGAGATACTGCCCCGGGCACGGTGATGCCCGGGCACGGTGATACTGCCCCGGGCACGGTGATATTGCCCCGGGCACTGTGATGCTGCCCCGGGCACGGTGATGCCTGGGCACGGTGATATTGCCCCGGGCACTGTGATGCCTGGGCACTGTGATGCCGCCCCAGGCACGGCGATGCCCCGACACGGTGATGCCCGGGCACGGTGATATCGCCCCGGCCACGGTGATGCCGCCCCGGGCACGGAGATACTGCCCCGGGCACGGTGATGCCCGGGCACGGTGACACTGCCCCGGGCACTGTGATGCTGCCCCGGGCACGGTGATGCCCGGGCACGGTGATGCCCGGGCACGGTGATATTGCCCCGGGCACTGTGATGCTGCCCCGGGCACGGCGATGCCCGGGCACGGAGGGGCTGCCAGACCCCCGCCCACCCCCGCTACCTTTCAGCTCCAGCGCCACGAGCCGCGGCGAGGGGGTCTCGGTGCCGCCGGGCCCCCGCCCGGGCCGGAGCAGCGCGGCCGCGCGGAGCTCGgcgggctcggcggggccgcgcAGCGCGGCGGCCTAAGGGGGGAAAACCGGGAAAAAGCGGCGGAACGGGTCGGAGAGAGCCCCGgcgaccccccccccccgacacCCGCGGCCCCCCCCGGTACCTGCAGCCCCCACCAGTGCGCGCCCACACAGCCCGAGTAGTGCCCGAGCTGCACCGTGACCGCCTCCCCCGGCATCGCACCGAGCGACGGCGCCGACCGGGAGCGTCACCGGGAACCGCCCCGGACGGGGAGGGGACACCGGCGGGGAAAACCATCGCCTGACTGCCGGCAGGAACTGCTGCCCGACCGCCAACAACCGGCGGTGATTCGGAATTCCCGGTGACATCCCTGGGAGCGGACACCGGGAGGGGAAACAACCGCCCGACTGCGAACAACCATCGGTTATTCAGAATTCCCTGGGAGCGGACACCGGCAGGGGAAACAACCGCCCGACTGCGAACAACCGGCGGTGATTGGGAATTCCCGGTGACATCCCTGGGAGCGGACACTGGGAAGGGAAACAACCGCCCGATGTGCCCCCTGGCTGCGAACAACCATCGGTGATTCGGAATTCCCCGTGACATCCCTGCGAGCAGAAACCGGGAAGAGAAACAACCGCCCGACTGCGAACAACCATCGGTGGTTCAGAATTCCCCGTGACATTCCCTGGGATGTGCCCCCCGAACAACCATCGGTGGTTCAGAATTCCCCGTGACATTCCCTGGGATGTGCCCCCCGAACAACCATCGGTGGTTCAGAATTCCCCCTGACATTCCCTGGGATGTGCCCCCCGAACAACCATCGGTGGTTCAGAATTCCCCCTGACATTCCCTGGGATGTGCCCCCTGGCTGCGAACAACCATCGGTGGTTCAGAATTCCCCCTGACATTCCCCGCGCGCTCCCGGGCTGGGAACGAGCTGAAATAATAACCCGTTGAGGAAATGAAAATCGCAGTTGCTCCTTTACGGGATAAACTTTGGGGATTGGCAAAAACTTCCCCTCCCCACGCCTGTGCGGGCTGATTCATTCCACGCGTGTGCTTCATTCCCTCCGGGCTTGGTTTGCCTGGGACGCCCCCGTGTACATTTAACGTGCTGACCAGAATTTCGGTCGGGTGTCAGACGCCCCAATTCGCTGTGGCAGAACGTGGAATGTGTAAAACCCTCTTGGGAAAGGCCGTTGTTTAATACCAAATTTGTACAGCGATCAAGGGGAGGGGAGGTTTCCCCCGcggagcaggagcagccccccgcccgcagcgctggggcaggggaagggtcCCGGCCCCGTTCCTGCCCTACAGG contains these protein-coding regions:
- the MSTO1 gene encoding protein misato homolog 1 isoform X1; amino-acid sequence: MSPGIPNHRRLLAVGQQFLPAVRRWFSPPVSPPRPGRFPVTLPVGAVARCDAGGGGHGAARALLGLCGRALVGAAGRRAARPRRARRAPRGRAAPARAGARRHRDPLAAARGAGAERRRGGAETRRGERGGSGALGRGRGRLPGRAAGQREPRAGAAPTGPQDPPSVRLWSDYLNVPLHPRSVHVIRQYLHDGDCGCLEAFAQGESLLQDPACVEELEDRLHFFVEECDYLQGFQVLCDLHNGFSGVGAKVTELLHDEYSGKGILSWGLTPATSDVGDPQSSFYRLLNTALGIVHLSQHSSLFCPLSLSGSLGIRPRPPVTFPYIKYDASLNYHSSAILAAALDTLTVPYRLWSSQGSMVHFADSLTFSGRKVVAAWASLPFPAFPGSSLPEILSAHQQDVPWKLLLSSWREQKVSCCFAQSVVLRGVCKERPSSSSLGQQPLQGCESPEEMLQHYLHTHFPGSFSTAHVLQQPCDTRPPFPQFFSPLLTRQGFLQDRAQGHSSAGPNRAVQSIPVLAALQASPVLQQLLSGLWRDLRARNVRRWSSFFTAGLEQDDFQQALEELKTLSQCYETGFGGDGSEDEGDSD
- the MSTO1 gene encoding protein misato homolog 1 isoform X3, producing the protein MPGEAVTVQLGHYSGCVGAHWWGLQAAALRGPAEPAELRAAALLRPGRGPGGTETPSPRLVALELKGGVGALRPDGVSAEAPVPWDGAVADYRDAPRDSGNRAGDAACDRKGGPGAAVPAGAAPTGPQDPPSVRLWSDYLNVPLHPRSVHVIRQYLHDGDCGCLEAFAQGESLLQDPACVEELEDRLHFFVEECDYLQGFQVLCDLHNGFSGVGAKVTELLHDEYSGKGILSWGLTPATSDVGDPQSSFYRLLNTALGIVHLSQHSSLFCPLSLSGSLGIRPRPPVTFPYIKYDASLNYHSSAILAAALDTLTVPYRLWSSQGSMVHFADSLTFSGRKVVAAWASLPFPAFPGSSLPEILSAHQQDVPWKLLLSSWREQKVSCCFAQSVVLRGVCKERPSSSSLGQQPLQGCESPEEMLQHYLHTHFPGSFSTAHVLQQPCDTRPPFPQFFSPLLTRQGFLQDRAQGHSSAGPNRAVQSIPVLAALQASPVLQQLLSGLWRDLRARNVRRWSSFFTAGLEQDDFQQALEELKTLSQCYETGFGGDGSEDEGDSD
- the MSTO1 gene encoding protein misato homolog 1 isoform X4; the encoded protein is MPGEAVTVQLGHYSGCVGAHWWGLQAAALRGPAEPAELRAAALLRPGRGPGGTETPSPRLVALELKGGVGALRPDGVSAEAPVPWDGAVADYRDAPRDSGNRAGDAACDRKGGPGAAVPAGAAPTGPQDPPSVRLWSDYLNVPLHPRSVHVIRQYLHDGDCGCLEAFAQGESLLQDPACVEELEDRLHFFVEECDYLQGFQVLCDLHNGFSGVGAKVTELLHDEYSGKGILSWGLTPATSDVGDPQSSFYRLLNTALGIVHLSQHSSLFCPLSLSGSLGIRPRPPVTFPYIKYDASLNYHSSAILAAALDTLTVPYRLWSSQGSMVHFADSLTFSGRKVVAAWASLPFPAFPGSSLPEILSAHQQDVPWKLLLSSWREQKVSCCFAQSVVLRGVCKERPSSSLGQQPLQGCESPEEMLQHYLHTHFPGSFSTAHVLQQPCDTRPPFPQFFSPLLTRQGFLQDRAQGHSSAGPNRAVQSIPVLAALQASPVLQQLLSGLWRDLRARNVRRWSSFFTAGLEQDDFQQALEELKTLSQCYETGFGGDGSEDEGDSD
- the MSTO1 gene encoding protein misato homolog 1 isoform X2 — its product is MPGEAVTVQLGHYSGCVGAHWWGLQAAALRGPAEPAELRAAALLRPGRGPGGTETPSPRLVALELKGGVGALRPDGVSAEAPVPWDGAVADYRDAPRDSGNRAGDAACDRKGGPGAAVPGAAPTGPQDPPSVRLWSDYLNVPLHPRSVHVIRQYLHDGDCGCLEAFAQGESLLQDPACVEELEDRLHFFVEECDYLQGFQVLCDLHNGFSGVGAKVTELLHDEYSGKGILSWGLTPATSDVGDPQSSFYRLLNTALGIVHLSQHSSLFCPLSLSGSLGIRPRPPVTFPYIKYDASLNYHSSAILAAALDTLTVPYRLWSSQGSMVHFADSLTFSGRKVVAAWASLPFPAFPGSSLPEILSAHQQDVPWKLLLSSWREQKVSCCFAQSVVLRGVCKERPSSSSLGQQPLQGCESPEEMLQHYLHTHFPGSFSTAHVLQQPCDTRPPFPQFFSPLLTRQGFLQDRAQGHSSAGPNRAVQSIPVLAALQASPVLQQLLSGLWRDLRARNVRRWSSFFTAGLEQDDFQQALEELKTLSQCYETGFGGDGSEDEGDSD